In bacterium, one genomic interval encodes:
- a CDS encoding outer membrane lipoprotein carrier protein LolA — protein MKIRIRRRLLAVATIIGVGAVFSLPVHGADKKAREIIGNVRKTVENLTTLSCSFDQEYVWKETGRARTISGTLRVKEPNRLRVEYAAQAIVVDGKQVWWYIAKNNQVTIQNFEEGDDMFPTPYGIFRKYIAGENASGKAALEGTESVGGRPCLRIHLGSNPETQADITVWIDNEFKFPLKSVEKLSNGDVMTYVLKELKLNVPIADSVFTYEIPDGVDVVDMRQ, from the coding sequence GTGAAAATAAGAATCAGGCGGAGATTGCTCGCCGTTGCGACCATTATTGGGGTCGGTGCGGTTTTTTCCCTTCCGGTGCATGGGGCTGACAAAAAAGCCCGGGAGATCATCGGGAATGTCCGGAAAACAGTTGAAAATCTTACGACGCTGTCCTGCTCGTTCGACCAGGAGTATGTATGGAAGGAAACCGGCAGGGCGCGAACGATTTCGGGGACTCTCAGAGTAAAAGAGCCGAACAGGCTCAGGGTCGAATATGCGGCCCAGGCCATCGTGGTTGACGGTAAACAGGTCTGGTGGTATATTGCGAAGAACAATCAGGTGACTATCCAGAATTTCGAGGAAGGCGATGACATGTTTCCTACGCCGTATGGTATTTTCAGAAAATACATCGCCGGTGAGAATGCGTCCGGGAAAGCGGCCCTGGAAGGAACGGAATCCGTGGGAGGCAGGCCGTGCTTGAGGATTCATCTCGGTTCCAACCCGGAAACTCAAGCGGATATAACCGTCTGGATAGACAATGAATTCAAATTTCCACTGAAATCGGTGGAGAAGCTGTCGAACGGTGATGTCATGACCTACGTCCTGAAGGAGCTGAAACTCAACGTTCCGATCGCTGACTCGGTCTTTACCTATGAAATTCCCGACGGGGTCGATGTTGTCGATATGCGGCAGTGA
- a CDS encoding S8 family serine peptidase, producing MRRIALFIFMVLFAHEIHADTAPWWVFFTDRGNIDAERVIAAKIVSPAEPKNLCRRARLFGKNRMYDETDVPVNPDYIAAVTEHAERLRTVSRYFNGVTVDLDDKGIAAVKKLPFVKAVEPVARFGKPLEPAAAPIRLEKPQVFDYGNSYEQLVMVGIPSLHNLGYLGNGIRVAILDSGFENLQHTAFDSLTVTNRWDFVDGDGDIGGDDHGTEVLSVMAGLDHGSIIGAAPYASYMLARTENRKTELRIEEDYWIAGVEWADSLGVDVINSSLGYSEFDDFKYSPQDMDGKTARTTIAADIAVEHGIVVVTSAGNEGDAPWYYITSPADGFGVIAVGSVNRDGVVSSFSSRGPTVDGRVKPDFVALGEQVWVVQSSGSVSYHYTSGTSYAAPSVSGAVALLLEINPFWTPPVVVDSLRASAKAAGPDSLYGYGRIDAYAASGLKGQEPVVSAFRVYDPFPQPLVFSSIDNRIFFPMDVPESGNMLSIKIYTFSGENIKTIEEPVEKAGSLRTRDEAPFWDGTNFTGEKVASGVYYYTVRLAGYSGHTGKIAVIR from the coding sequence ATGAGAAGAATCGCACTGTTTATTTTCATGGTTTTGTTTGCGCATGAGATTCATGCCGATACCGCGCCGTGGTGGGTATTTTTTACCGATCGCGGAAACATCGATGCGGAACGGGTCATTGCCGCAAAGATCGTATCGCCCGCCGAGCCGAAGAACCTCTGCAGGAGGGCACGGCTCTTTGGAAAAAACCGTATGTATGATGAAACCGATGTGCCGGTCAATCCGGATTATATCGCCGCGGTGACGGAACATGCCGAACGCTTGCGGACGGTTTCGCGGTATTTCAACGGTGTGACTGTCGATCTTGATGATAAGGGCATCGCGGCGGTAAAAAAGCTTCCGTTCGTCAAGGCTGTGGAGCCTGTCGCGCGGTTCGGAAAACCTCTCGAACCCGCTGCTGCTCCGATTCGTTTGGAAAAACCGCAGGTTTTCGATTACGGGAATTCCTATGAACAGCTTGTTATGGTCGGCATTCCTTCCCTTCATAATCTCGGGTATCTGGGGAATGGCATCCGGGTCGCAATCCTTGACAGCGGGTTTGAAAACCTTCAGCATACTGCATTCGACAGCCTGACCGTGACGAACCGCTGGGATTTTGTCGATGGCGACGGCGACATTGGCGGCGACGATCACGGGACCGAGGTGCTGTCGGTCATGGCGGGACTCGACCACGGTTCGATTATCGGTGCGGCGCCCTATGCCTCATACATGCTGGCCCGGACCGAAAACCGTAAAACAGAGCTCCGCATCGAGGAGGATTACTGGATTGCCGGAGTCGAATGGGCAGACAGCCTCGGTGTGGATGTTATAAATTCATCCCTCGGATATTCAGAATTCGATGATTTCAAGTATTCCCCTCAGGATATGGACGGGAAAACTGCGCGGACAACGATTGCCGCTGATATCGCGGTTGAACATGGAATCGTTGTCGTAACTTCCGCCGGTAATGAAGGCGATGCGCCGTGGTATTATATTACGAGCCCTGCGGACGGTTTCGGGGTCATTGCGGTCGGTTCGGTCAACCGTGATGGTGTCGTTTCGAGCTTCAGCTCACGCGGTCCGACAGTCGACGGAAGAGTCAAGCCTGATTTCGTTGCGCTTGGAGAACAGGTCTGGGTTGTACAGTCATCGGGGTCTGTTTCTTATCATTATACAAGCGGGACCTCGTATGCCGCGCCGTCGGTAAGCGGTGCGGTTGCGCTCCTGCTGGAGATAAACCCGTTCTGGACTCCTCCGGTGGTGGTCGATTCCCTCAGGGCATCCGCAAAGGCGGCCGGCCCCGATTCCCTCTATGGGTACGGCAGAATCGATGCATACGCCGCATCGGGGCTCAAAGGTCAAGAGCCGGTAGTTTCGGCATTCAGGGTATATGACCCGTTTCCCCAGCCTCTTGTATTCTCCTCGATCGACAACCGGATATTCTTCCCTATGGATGTGCCGGAAAGCGGTAATATGCTTTCCATAAAAATTTATACTTTTTCAGGTGAAAACATTAAAACAATCGAGGAACCTGTCGAAAAGGCCGGAAGCCTGCGAACGAGAGATGAGGCGCCATTCTGGGACGGCACGAACTTTACGGGCGAAAAGGTGGCGTCGGGTGTGTATTATTACACGGTGCGGCTTGCAGGTTACAGCGGACACACGGGAAAGATAGCGGTGATACGATGA
- a CDS encoding HIT domain-containing protein: protein MNEEQNHGFEKLWAPWRMKYIDNMDTGTAPGCIFCTKPGEDNDEKNFILHRAGTCFVIMNIYPYNNGHVMVVPYRHTSSFRDLDAETRLEIMDLIDLIIEAISSVMRPDGFNVGINLGRTAGAGIQDHIHVHIVPRWNGDTNFMPVIGCAKVISESLEDTYAKLKKALSDTGAKGQSDRVAKG, encoded by the coding sequence ATGAACGAGGAACAAAACCACGGATTCGAAAAGCTCTGGGCCCCCTGGCGGATGAAATATATCGATAACATGGACACGGGCACCGCACCAGGGTGCATTTTCTGCACCAAACCGGGAGAGGACAACGACGAAAAGAATTTTATCCTGCATCGCGCCGGAACCTGTTTTGTCATCATGAACATTTATCCTTATAACAACGGCCATGTCATGGTGGTTCCTTATCGTCACACATCGTCATTCAGGGACCTCGACGCGGAAACCAGGCTCGAGATCATGGATTTGATCGATCTTATCATCGAGGCTATCAGCTCTGTCATGAGGCCCGATGGCTTCAATGTGGGAATAAATCTGGGGCGCACCGCCGGTGCGGGAATCCAGGATCATATCCACGTCCATATCGTTCCCCGGTGGAATGGTGACACCAATTTCATGCCTGTAATCGGGTGTGCGAAGGTGATAAGCGAAAGCCTCGAAGATACCTATGCAAAGCTGAAAAAGGCGCTGAGTGACACAGGAGCAAAGGGACAGAGTGACAGAGTGGCAAAGGGATGA